The Oncorhynchus masou masou isolate Uvic2021 chromosome 8, UVic_Omas_1.1, whole genome shotgun sequence genome has a window encoding:
- the LOC135544427 gene encoding vasotocin-neurophysin VT 1, translating into MPYSTFPLLRVLGLLALSSACYIQNCPRGGKRSFPDLPRQCMSCGPGDRGRCFGPNICCGEGMGCYMGSPESAGCVEENYLPSPCEAGGRVCGSEGSCAASGVCCDSESCVLDPDCLEDSKRQSPSEQNAALMGGLAGDLLRILHATSRGRPQ; encoded by the exons ATGCCATATTCTACGTTTCCACTGCTGAGGGTCCTGGGGCTCCTCGCGCTCTCCTCCGCGTGCTACATCCAGAACTGTCCGCGAGGCGGGAAGCGCTCTTTTCCTGATCTTCCACGACAG TGCATGTCGTGTGGCCCCGGGGACAGGGGCCGCTGCTTTGGTCCCAATATCTGCTGTGGGGAGGGCATGGGCTGTTACATGGGCTCCCCAGAGTCAGCTGGTTGTGTGGAGGAGAACTACCTGCCCTCCCCCTGCGAGGCTGGAGGAAGAGTGTGTGGCTCTGAGGGAAGCTGTGCTGCATCTGGAGTCTGCTGTGACTCAG AGAGTTGTGTGCTAGACCCAGACTGCCTAGAGGACAGTAAACGTCAGTCACCCAGCGAACAGAACGCTGCCTTAATGGGTGGTTTGGCAGGAGACCTGCTGCGGATCCTACATGCCACCAGCAGAGGGAGACCTCAGTAA